The Sandaracinaceae bacterium genome segment CGGCTTCGTCATCCCCGAGGGCATCCGCGAGATCCCCGCCGGCACCAACGTCGACCGAACCAAGTTCTACGACCAGATCGCCTACCACCGCCGCCCCGACCGCGTCCCCCGCGTCCGCCCGCTGAGGGCCGGCGTGTTCGACTTCTTCGAGCACGTCACACCGCGTCGACCTCGGGCGTCGACTTCGCTCGGCGTCGCCAGCTGGTCGTGACCCTCGGATCGACACCGGACAACCCGGTAACCGTGCGACGCGCGTGGTCAGGTCAGCGCAGCATGTTGAGCTGCACGATGGGCGACGAGTCGCTCTCGGGCTGGGCCTGCGACCAGATGACGTCGAGGTCACCATCGGAGTCCAGGTCGGCGAGCGTCGCCATGCCCCCCACCGCTTCGTCGGACACCAAGACCGGCTCGAGGAACCGCCCGGTGCCATCGTTGCGTGCGACCCTCCCATCACTGAGCAGGAGGTCGGGGTAGCAGTCGCCGTCGAGGTCTCCGAGAGCGGCCGTCTCGGCCCGGAGGGCTTCCCCGACCAACCCATGATGGATGAACTGATGGCTACCGTCGTCCTGCGTCAGGGCCACGAGGAACCCACCCGACCCCATGGTGCAGTTGAGCGCCAGCACCAGGTCACGGTCGCCATCTTGGTCGAGGTCCGCGACGAGGCCTAGCCGATGCCCAGAGTATGCACCGCACTCGCTCATCGCAAGCGAAGCAGTCCGCGTCCAGGTCCCGCCGGGGCCACTCATGCCGAGCCAGAGGGTGTCTCTGGTGAAGATGAGGACATCCTCCACCCCGTCTGCGTTGACGTCGCCGTCGAGCAGGGCGAAGAACTCGTAGTCCGCGCCGAAAAGTGCGGGCCCATCGACCTGCTCGCCCCTGACGTGATCACTCTCGACGACGAAACGATAGAGCGGTGCCGAGCCACCGGCGCCGGCCTTGGCCCAGAGCGATCGCGACTCGAAGAGACGAGCGAACGTGAAGCCGGAAAAGTCATTCACTCCGTTCGTGACCCTGTACCACCCCGCCGAGCCCGGCATCGGAAACCACCGGACCTCGTGTGACTCGTATCCCGACGGGGCGTATCGAATAGCGACGAAGCTCGAGGGGTCGCCGTCGGTCGAGCCGATGAGGACTGGCATCCCGTTCTCCTCTACGCCGACCAGCGGCTCGTGCAGCTCGGGAAGCGCAACGAGCTGACGCCCAGGGCCATCCAGGCCCGCACCCGACCAGGTCCCGACCCGAACCTCTCGAGGACTGTTGCCCGAGAATGAGACGAGCTCCAGCATCCCGTCCCCGTCGAGGTCCGTCACAGTGGCAATCGAGCCGCCGAGGTTCGTCGGGATGCCAGCACCAAGGGCGAGCGTGCCTGGCGCTTCGCAGCGAGGGGTCGCGGCGTCTGGGTCGGCCCCGGCGTCACCTTCGGCGGCGCCGTCGGGTCCCGGCCCCGCGTCGGGTCCCGGAGCCGCCTCGCACATGCACGGTCCGTAGCTGCCATCCCGGTCGCAAACCTGCGCACCGGTCAGCCCGTTCGTGCAGGTGCACGCCACAGACATTCCTGCGGTGCACGCGGGGCCGCCCGAGCATGCTCCGAGGGAGACCGCCGTCACAACCAACAGACCTACCCGAGGCCAGACGTTCGCCATCTCGAGATGCTGCCAGCCGCGGGTCTCTGATGCAAATCCGATAGCGCTCGTCAGGCCCCCGGCGGCGTCGCTCGCGTCCACCCGTGCGCGCCGGCGTCTCCGACTTGTTCGGGCAGGTCTACGGCGGCGAGGAGGAGGCGACGCTGGCGGCCGACATGTGCGCTGAGCGTGCTGCATCCGTCATGGCGGCCCTGGTCCTACGCGACGTGGCGCCGCACCGGATGTCCGATCACCTCCCGATGTGGGTGGAGCTGGAGACCGACTTCGCGGCGGAGGCGCTGCGGGGGATGCTGAAGAGCCCGACGGTCTAGGCGCGGGCCCATGAGGACACCGGGCTACCAGGCGTCGAACACGAGGGCGAGACGAGGCAGGTCCCTCATTCGCGGCTGAGATCTGCGAACAAGAAGCTCGTCTGAGAGCGCCGCACACCAGCGCTGAGCTGCATCCGAATCCCGACGACTTCGTCCGGCTCCAACTGTACCCGACCGGCGGATTCGAGTGGAAGGCACGGCTGCCGGGGAAGGCACACCTCGACCGCCATCGCAGGGGCGAGCGCCTCGTCCCGGCCCACCAGCACCGTCAACTGCCGCATCACTTCGGCTTCGTTTCGGAAGCTGAAGCACCGCGGTGTGGGCGTCGCCAGGGAGACAGTGAGCTCACCGAGCTCCCCAACCAAGACCTCGCGCTCGTCAGGACACGAAGTCGGCTCTGAAGCCTCCACGACGCCGAGATCCAATGAACCATCGCCATCTCCGGGCAAGGAGATCAGCGTCACCACGTACTGACCTGACGGGATCTCCGCTAGCAGCGTACGGTCGGAGTCAGTTACGAATCCATCGGCGGCCAGCTGGTCTCTGATGCCTTGGGAGACCGTACCGATCTCACCCACTGCTTGTCCGCTGCAACCATGCAACTCGAGCCACTCGACTCCACTCGCGGAACTGAGCGTCAGCTCGAGCAGATCGCTCGAGGAATGCCAGACGCTTCGGTACGCCCCGTCGCGAGTCAACAGTGGGTCCACCGACGGCGCGCAGCTGAGCTCGACCCGTGCGGTTGTGGAGCTAGGCACGGTTGGATACGAACAGGCCGGCAGGGGATGGCACCAAGTCCCCGTCGAAGAGCCCCGGGCCACCCAGTCTTCGACCACCTCGGTCGCCGGGACTCCCAACACCCGAGCGAAGCCGGCTTCCACGGCCTCACGCTCGTCGTACAAACGCAGCTCGCTGTAGAGCGAGAGTACGCTTTCGATACCGTATTCGCCTATCAGGTATCGGACAAACGAACCGCTCATCGCGTACCTATGGGGGATGACACCGCCAGCATCGAAGGCATCACCCGCCATCCACGCGAGCAGATTCCGGTCTGGCAGACCCGCAACATTGTCCGAAGGATCGCATCCGATGGACTCGGCTATACCCTCCTCCATGACGCGATTGCTACGACCATACTTCGCCAGCAGAAGCGC includes the following:
- a CDS encoding VCBS repeat-containing protein, translating into MCEAAPGPDAGPGPDGAAEGDAGADPDAATPRCEAPGTLALGAGIPTNLGGSIATVTDLDGDGMLELVSFSGNSPREVRVGTWSGAGLDGPGRQLVALPELHEPLVGVEENGMPVLIGSTDGDPSSFVAIRYAPSGYESHEVRWFPMPGSAGWYRVTNGVNDFSGFTFARLFESRSLWAKAGAGGSAPLYRFVVESDHVRGEQVDGPALFGADYEFFALLDGDVNADGVEDVLIFTRDTLWLGMSGPGGTWTRTASLAMSECGAYSGHRLGLVADLDQDGDRDLVLALNCTMGSGGFLVALTQDDGSHQFIHHGLVGEALRAETAALGDLDGDCYPDLLLSDGRVARNDGTGRFLEPVLVSDEAVGGMATLADLDSDGDLDVIWSQAQPESDSSPIVQLNMLR